A section of the Malaclemys terrapin pileata isolate rMalTer1 chromosome 15, rMalTer1.hap1, whole genome shotgun sequence genome encodes:
- the LOC128823034 gene encoding zinc finger protein 345-like, producing MVSENEEQKSQQEDAEQVESHGALSQRSKEKVPTIHEQGKVLEIQRSPESEQGNQPGEKMGKLIYSWGTHKDLKETTAQQKILRGKRKYTCSECGANFSDCSALIAHQKIHTGEKLYECCECGKSFNRSSHLTRHLRIHMGERPYECSECGKTFNCSSQLTRHEIIHTGERPYECHECGKTFTLSSYLTTHERMHRGERPFQCSQCGKSFTRSSSLIRHERMHTGERPYKCCECGKTFTSSSNLIQHQRIHTGERPYECSECGKAFNCSSELTRHERIHTGERPHECRECGKSFTLRSDLTTHERIHTGERPFQCSQCGKSFTRSSDLTRHERIHTGERPYECCECGKSFISSSKLIQHERIHTGERPYKCGECGKAFSCSSKLTRHERMHRGERPYECCECGKTFTYSSDLTTHERIHTGERPFQCSQCGKTFTRSSDVTRHERIHTGERPYECSECGKSFISTSNLIKHQRIHTGERPFKCGECGKTFNCGSQLTRHERIHMGETPYEC from the coding sequence atggtgagtgagaatgaggagcAGAAGTCtcagcaggaagatgctgagcaagtgGAATCACACGGAGCATTATCGCAAAGATCCAAAGAGAAAGTGCCCACGATTCATGAGCAGGGAAAAGTCTTGGAGATTCAGCGTAGTCCAGAGAGTGAGCAAGGAAACCAACCAGGGGAGAAAATGGGAAAATTAATTTACTCTTGGGGAACTCACAAGGACCTCAAAGAAACCACAGCCCAGCAGAAAATCCtcagaggaaagagaaaatatacatgcagtgagtgtggggcaAACTTCAGTGACTGCTCAGCCCTTATTGCtcatcagaaaatccacacaggagagaaactctatgaatgctgtgagtgcgggaaaagcttcaatcgcaGCTCACACCTCACTCGACATCTGAGAATCCAcatgggagagagaccctatgaatgcagtgagtgcgggaaaaccttcaatTGCAGTTCACAGCTCACTAGACATGAgataatccacacaggagagagaccctatgaatgccaTGAGTGTGGAAAAACCTTCACTCTCAGCTCATATCTTACTACACATGAGCGAATGCACAGAGGGGAGAGGCCCTTTCAGTGCTctcagtgtgggaaaagcttcactagGAGCTCATCCCTTATTAGACATGAGAGAAtgcacacgggagagagaccctataaatgctgtgagtgtgggaaaaccttcacttcCAGCTCAAACCTTAttcaacatcagagaatccacacaggggagaggccctatgaatgcagtgagtgcgggAAAGCCTTCAATTGCAGCTCCGAGCTCACTAGacatgagagaatccacacaggagagagaccccatgaATGCagagagtgtgggaaaagcttcactctcAGGTCAGATCTTACTACCcatgagagaatccacacaggggagaggccttTTCAATGCTCTCAGTGTGGAAAAAGCTTCACTAGGAGCTCAGACCTTACTAGAcatgagagaatccacacgggagagagaccctatgaatgctgtgagtgtgggaaaagcttcatttcCAGCTCAAAACTTATTCAacatgagagaatccacacaggggagagaccctataaatgcggTGAGTGTGGGAAAGCCTTCAGTTGCAGTTCAAAGCTCACTAGACATGAGAGAATGCACAGGGGGGAGAGAccttatgaatgctgtgagtgcgggaaaaccttcacttaCAGCTCAGATCTTACTACCcatgagagaatccacacaggagagaggcccttTCAATGCTCccagtgtgggaaaaccttcactagGAGCTCAGATGTCACTAGACATGAgagaattcacacaggagagagaccctatgaatgcagtgagtgtgggaaaagctttattTCCACCTCAAATCTTATTAAACATCAGCGAATCCACACTGGGGAGCGCCCCTTTAAATGcggtgagtgcgggaaaaccttcaatTGCGGCTCACAGCTCACTCGACATGAGAGAATCCACATGGGAGAGACACCCTATGAATGCTGA